In Euphorbia lathyris chromosome 9, ddEupLath1.1, whole genome shotgun sequence, the following are encoded in one genomic region:
- the LOC136206596 gene encoding nuclear-pore anchor isoform X2, with product MPLFISDDEFSRHSDDVSYVAAKADEFIRNLQVQLDTVKAAADAASITAEQTCSLLEQKFLSLSSDFSSLESQNAQLQSSLDDRLSDLAEVQAQKHQLHLQAIGKDGEIERLTLEVSEVHKSKRQLVELMEQKDLENSEKGSTISNYLDRIVNLTDSAAHKESRISEIEAELARTQANCARLSQEKELIERHNAWLNEELTAKVDSLIKLRRAHADLDEEMSIKLVDAERRYDECSSSLKWNKERVNELEVKLTSLQEEFCSYKDAGAANEEQFTAEIATTNKLVELYKERSEEWSRKAGELEGVVKALETQMNQLETGYKERLEKEISARNQYEKEAADLKLKLERCEADVEASRKANELNLLPLSSLTIERSRDPYDSTDHIEENNMLVPRIPVGVSGTALATSLLRDGWSLAKMYAKYQEAVDALRHEQLGRREAEAILQRVLYELEEKAGMILDERAEYDRMVESHSIINQKLQNSISEQANLEKTIEELKVDLRRHERENNLAQKEIADLQKQVTILLKECRDIQLRCGSIANNELDYFTTMATDEMNVESDAEKVISERLLTFKDINGLVEQNVQLRSLVRDLSNQIENKEMEFKEKLETELKKQTDEATCKVTAVLQRAEEQSQMIESLHTSVAMYKRLYEEEHKLHSSPSRSSNALPDDGRKDLLLLLEGSKESGKLAQEKTAEQLRSLEEELQKSRSDIVSLQSERDKLALEIKFTRERLDSYRAKNEQQEIEINSLRARNAEFPKLLLEFQRKVQESSEALNASGELSRKLNMEVSVLKYEKDILSNAEKRACDEVRSLSERVYRLQASLDTIHSAEDVREEARAAERRKQEEHIKQIEREWAEAKKELERERNNVRALMADREGTLKDAMRQVEEMGKELTKALHAVSAAESRAAAAEAKLSELEKKVTTSNAKVASVDDGGMPSSFSTTEAVTDLLMAKDEIEKLKEEAQANKDHMLQYKSIAQVNEAALKQMEVAHENFKMESEKMKESLEDQLRSLRDRILELENELKLKSEELASATAGKENALASAMMEIASLKDESSSKISKIMALENQVSALKEDLEKEHQRWRSAQDNYERQVVLQSETIKELAKTSEALASVQQQASDLRKLADEQKSENKELHAKFEAEKLFLEESKKEAEKKYNELNEQNKILHNRLEALHIQLAEKDRTAAGISSSFTDPDSQSETGLQNVISYLRRTKEIAETEISLLKQEKLRLQSQLEKSLKAAESAQASLHTERANSRASLFSDEEFKSLKFQVGEINLLRESNMQLREENRHNFEEGQKLREEVQKARAHSDNLESLLRERQIEIESFKKKIEMEIMEKDHLEKRVSEVLERSRNIDLEDYDRMKDSFREMQEKLKEKESEIEEVKNLVIKNQETISKLEQDLSKSELELSQREQKVNDILKSEASLTSELKEQRKLVFQMKRKFDNLSKEKDEFSREKQALSKQIEDLKQGKRTMGSVGGEQVMKEREEKEHKIQLLERHVEKLREDLKKEKEDHRLEKANRKNREKAILESFQRVEQDKSKYTSKLDEHKEALKRLSDELEKLKHLEGKLPQGTSVVQLLSGNGLDDVATAYLSAVDNFEKTASSVSGDLGATASVETSVPDASATNVAGQSGSSQSTIPSSVAPTTSHSTVKADTKERRPPIAKSNIETRKTGRRLVRPRLVKPDEPQVDAEMSEVDASSVPGKLAPSHESATQRSLAIMPQPPARKRLPLSSVESTEQALTQGETSSDVGAPVQKRPKVSDSPNEGDGQSVAPESLMVTETEETVDALGDFTKSSNEDSATEKEDVTEKEDMETIDEKVEPPKESDQLDDQVEPQNEKNDASEQLLDKPGGPGTESDGGLRYQAVDDSQEPKMEIESEKEDGEVATDVVEADEGVDVSNMIGSPEIGEGQAEGGITPVASPARIDDEAGVSTETELGEINFADVNDEGDGAEEAAEGSDKLNEGDDQIGAETEQITEATTIIAESGVTTTSTEADTSKQTTEAEESKQASPASQTSTVVNLVERARQRAMLRQYGATVFSSPDNTGRGRAVRGRVVRTVRGARGGSGRTGRGGSPSQQG from the exons GAGAAGGAACTCATTGAGAGGCATAATGCTTGGCTAAATGAGGAGCTGACGGCTAAGGTTGATAGTCTCATCAAGCTGCGAAGAGCACATGCTGATCTTGACGAAGAAATGTCTATTAAGCTTGTTGAT GCAGAGAGGCGATATGATGAATGCTCTAGCTCTTTAAAGTGGAACAAAGAAAGGGTGAATGAGTTAGAAGTGAAGTTAACCTCACTGCAGGAG GAATTTTGTTCATATAAAGATGCTGGTGCAGCAAATGAGGAGCAATTTACTGCTGAAATTGCAACT ACAAATAAGCTTGTTGAGTTGTATAAAGAACGCTCTGAGGAATGGTCTAGGAAGGCAGGAGAACTTGAGGGTGTAGTCAAAGCTCTGGAA ACCCAAATGAACCAACTTGAAACTGGCTACAAAGAGAGACTTGAAAAGGAAATATCTGCAAGGAATCAATACGAGAAg GAGGCAGCAGATCTGAAATTAAAACTTGAAAGGTGTGAAGCTGATGTGGAAGCTAGTAGGAAAGCTAATGAGCTGAATCTCCTTCCGCTCAGTAGTTTGACCATAGAAAG GTCGAGGGATCCTTATGATTCTACTGATCATATCGAGGAAAACAATATGCTTGTGCCTAGGATTCCAGTGGGTGTCTCAGGAACTGCATTAGCAACTTCTCTGCTTCGTGATGGGTGGAGT CTGGCTAAAATGTATGCAAAATACCAAGAAGCAGTTGATGCTCTTCGCCATGAGCAGTTGGGTAGGAGGGAAGCTGAAGCTATATTACAGCGG GTCTTATACGAACTAGAGGAGAAAGCTGGGATGATTTTGGATGAAAGAG CCGAATATGATAGAATGGTAGAATCACACTCAATCATCAACCAGAAGTTACAGAACTCAATTTCTGAACAAGCAAATCTGGAGAAAACTATTGAAGAGCTAAAG GTGGATCTGAGGAGGCATGAACGTGAGAACAATTTGGCTCAGAAGGAGATTGCAGATCTTCAGAAACAG GTCACAATTCTTCTGAAGGAGTGTCGTGATATACAACTTCGTTGTGGATCTATTGCGAATAATGAGCTTGATTACTTTACAACAATGGCTACTGATGAGATGAATGTGGAGTCTGATGCTGAAAAAGTAATTTCTGAACGACTT CTGACCTTCAAGGATATCAATGGATTAGTTGAGCAGAATGTTCAGCTCAGAAGCCTTGTTCGCGATCTTTCTAACCAGATTGAGAATAAAGAGATGGAATTCAAG GAAAAGCTTGAAACGGAGCTCAAGAAACAGACTGATGAAGCTACCTGCAAAGTCACAGCGGTGTTGCAAAGGGCTGAAGAACAGAGTCAAATGATTGAATCACTACATACATCC GTTGCGATGTACAAAAGACTATATGAAGAGGAACATAAACTTCATTCATCTCCTTCTCGTTCTTCAAATGCACTGCCAG ATGATGGAAGGAAAGACCTCTTACTTTTGCTCGAGGGTTCGAAG GAATCCGGTAAGTTGGCCCAAGAAAAGACTGCTGAACAGTTGAGGTCTCTTGAAGAGGAATTGCAAAAATCTAG GAGTGATATCGTTTCGCTACAATCAGAACGTGATAAATTGGCCCTGGAGATAAAGTTCACCAGAGAAAGACTTGACAGTTATAGGGCGAAAAACGAACAGCAG GAAATTGAAATAAATAGCCTAAGGGCACGGAATGCAGAGTTTCCAAAACTGCTTCTTGAGTTCCAAAGAAAAGTACAAGAAAGTTCAGAAGCATTAAATGCATCTGGGGAGCTTTCTCGGAAGTTAAATATGGAG GTATCTGTTCTCAAGTATGAAAAGGATATATTGTCAAATGCTGAGAAAAGAGCTTGTGATGAAGTTCGCAGTTTGTCAGAGAGGGTCTATCGCTTACAG GCTAGTTTGGATACTATTCATAGTGCTGAAGATGTTCGTGAG GAAGCAAGAGCTGCGGAGAGGAGAAAACAAGAGGAGCATATAAAACAGATTGAG CGAGAATGGGCAGAGGCTAAGAAAGAGCTGGAGCGAGAGAGGAATAATGTTAGAGCTCTCATGGCTGATCGTGAAGGAACTTTGAAAGATGCTATGAGGCAAGTTGAAGAAATGGGAAAAGAATTGACTAAGGCCTTGCATGCTGTTTCGGCTGCTGAGAGTAGGGCTGCTGCTGCTGAg GCCAAACTTTCTGAATTGGAGAAAAAGGTCACAACTTCAAATGCTAAG GTAGCTAGTGTGGATGATGGTGGCATGCCTTCCTCATTTTCAACAACTGAG GCTGTCACAGATTTATTAATGGCAAAGGATGAGattgaaaaattgaaagagGAAGCCCAGGCTAACAAGGACCACATGCTACAG TACAAGAGTATAGCTCAGGTAAATGAAGCTGCACTAAAGCAGATGGAAGTTGCTCATGAAAACTTCAAAATGGAG TcagaaaagatgaaggaatCATTAGAAGATCAACTTCGTTCACTAAGAGATAGAATCTTGGAACTTGAAAACGAATTGAAGTTAAAGTCTGAAGAGCTGGCCTCTGCAACTGCAGGAAAAGAAAATGCTCTTGCTTCTGCAATGATGGAAATAGCTTCTCTGAAGGATGAAAGCTCGAGTAAAAT TTCTAAAATTATGGCTTTGGAAAATCAAGTTTCTGCTTTGAAAGAAGATTTGGAGAAGGAACATCAACGATGGCGCTCTGCTCAAGATAATTATGAAAGACAG GTTGTTCTGCAATCTGAGACAATTAAAGAGTTAGCAAAAACATCAGAAGCCTTGGCCTCCGTACAGCAGCAGGCATCTGACCTGCGTAAATTGGCAGATGAACAGAAAAGTGAAAAT AAGGAGCTTCATGCTAAATTTGAGGCTGAGAAATTATTTCTGGAGGAATCAAAAAAAGAAGCTGAGAAAAAATATAATGAGCTTAATGAACAG AACAAAATATTGCATAATCGACTCGAGGCATTGCACATTCAGTTGGCCGAGAAAGATCGTACTGCTGCAGGTATTTCTTCTAGTTTCACTGATCCAGATTCCCAAAGTGAAACAGGATTGCAGAATGTAATCAGCTATCTTAGAAGGACAAAGGAAATA GCAGAAACTGAGATTTCCTTGCTAAAACAGGAAAAGCTTCGATTGCAATCACAA CTTGAGAAATCCTTAAAGGCAGCTGAAAGTGCGCAGGCTTCACTGCATACTGAGCGTGCGAATTCAAGGGCGTCATTATTCTCAGATGAAGAGTTCAAATCCCTTAAATTTCAG GTGGGAGAAATCAATTTACTGCGTGAAAGCAACATGCAACTCAGAGAGGAAAACAGGCACAATTTCGAAGAAGGCCAG AAATTGCGTGAAGAAGTGCAAAAGGCTAGGGCTCATTCTGACAATCTAGAATCTTTGTTGAGGGAGAGACAAATTGAGATAGAATCTTTCAAGAAGAAAATTGAAATGGAAATAATGGAGAAAGATCATCTGGAAAAGAGAGTTTCAGAG GTACTTGAGAGGTCTAGAAATATTGATTTGGAGGATTACGATAGAATGAAGGATTCTTTCCGGGAAATGCAG GAAAAACTGAAAGAGAAGGAATCTGAAATTGAAGAGGTCAAGAACCTTGTGATAAAAAATCAGGAGACCATATCAAAGTTGGAGCAAGATCTTTCAAAGAGCGAATTAGAACTGAGTCAGAGGGAGCAAAAGGTCAATGACATCCTGAAATCAGAG GCAAGTCTGACTTCAGAGTTAAAGGAGCAGAGAAAGCTGGTATTTCAGATGAAG AGAAAGTTTGACAATCTATCGAAGGAAAAGGATGAATTCAGCCGGGAGAAACAAGCACTTTCCAAACAGATTGAGGACCTGAAACAAG GGAAAAGGACCATGGGAAGTGTTGGTGGTGAGCAAGTGATGAAGGAAAGGGAGGAGAAAGAACATAAAATACAG CTTTTGGAGAGACATGTGGAGAAGCTTAGAGAGGACTTGAAAAAGGAGAAAGAGGATCATCGGCTGGAAAAAGCTAATCGCAAGAACCGAGAGAAGGCAATTCTGGAATCATTTCAAAGAGTTGAACAG GATAAGTCAAAGTACACAAGTAAACTTGATGAGCATAAGGAGGCTCTGAAGCGCCTTTCAGATGAGCTTGAAAAGCTTAAGCATCTTGAAGGCAAACTTCCACAG GGTACCTCAGTAGTTCAGCTTCTTTCTGGGAATGGATTGGATGATGTGGCTACTGCTTATTTATCTGCTGTTGACAATTTTGAGAAAACTGCCAGTTCTGTTTCTGGTGATCTTGGAGCTACTGCTTCTGTGGAGACTTCTGTTCCTGATGCTTCTGCTACCAATGTTGCAG GTCAGTCAGGTTCTTCTCAGTCGACCATTCCGTCTTCAGTGGCCCCTACTACGAGTCACTCAACTGTTAAAGCAGATACAAAGGAGAGGCGACCTCCAATAGCTAAATCAAATATCGAAACCCGCAAAACTGGCCGGAGGTTGGTAAGGCCTCGACTTGTTAAACCTGACGAGCCTCAGGTTGATGCAGAGATGTCGGAGGTGGATGCGTCTAGTGTGCCAGGAAAGCTTGCACCATCTCATGAATCTGCAACTCAACGCAGTCTGGCTATAATGCCTCAACCACCTGCTCGCAAACGATTACCTTTGTCCTCTGTTGAGTCGACTGAGCAGGCCCTTACTCAAGGTGAGACGAGTTCTGATGTTGGAGCACCTGTGCAGAAGAGACCCAAAGTTTCAGATTCTCCAAATGAAGGTGATGGTCAATCTGTTGCTCCGGAAAGTTTGATGGTCACAGAAACCGAGGAGACTGTAGATGCTCTCGGTGACTTTACTAAAAGTTCGAATGAGGACAGTGCGACTGAGAAGGAAGATGTGACCGAGAAGGAAGATATGGAGACCATTGATGAGAAAGTCGAGCCACCAAAAGAGTCTGATCAGTTAGATGATCAAGTTGAACCACAGAATGAGAAGAATGATGCAAGTGAACAGCTCTTGGACAAGCCAGGTGGACCTGGAACAGAGTCGGATGGGGGTTTAAGGTATCAGGCTGTAGATGACAGTCAGGAACCGAAAATGGAAATTGAGAGCGAGAAAGAAGACGGAGAAGTCGCAACTGATGTTGTGGAGGCTGATGAAGGTGTTGATGTTTCTAATATGATCGGAAGCCCTGAGATTGGGGAAGGACAAGCAGAGGGAGGCATAACTCCTGTGGCTTCACCAGCTAGAATAGATGATGAAGCCGGGGTTTCTACAGAAACAGAGTTGGGTGAAATAAATTTTGCAGATGTTAATGATGAAGGGGATGGAGCTGAGGAGGCTGCTGAAGGATCTGACAAGTTGAATGAAGGTGATGATCAGATTGGTGCAGAGACGGAACAAATTACCGAAGCTACTACCATAATTGCTGAGTCTGGTGTAACAACCACTAGTACAGAAGCCGACACCTCAAAACAAACAACAGAAGCCGAAGAAAGCAAACAGGCATCACCTGCAAGTCAAACTTCAACTGTAGTGAATTTAGTAGAGAGAGCCAGGCAGCGGGCAATGCTGAGACAGTATGGAGCCACGGTTTTTTCTTCTCCTGACAACACTGGCCGTGGCCGAGCAGTACGTGGCCGAGTTGTACGAACTGTACGTGGTGCTCGTGGTGGCAGTGGAAGAACTGGACGTGGGGGTTCTCCCAGCCAGCAGGGTTAA